TGTCCCCGCCTCGCGCAACCCCAGCCGCCTGTCGATTTCTGTTCGCATCGTGTGAGGATCCGGAATACTGGTATACCAAAGCGTCCAAAGGTCTCCGTCCTGTGTGGCTTCGACAAGATCATCATGGTGATCGTGGGACAAAGGCATCAACGAGACACGCGCGTCCGATAACGTCACAGGGTGTATCCAAGGCATGGTATTTTCCTAAAAAACAGACATCCGTTGCCTGTGTTTAAAAAGGATTGCCCCGCCGCGAAAGAGCCAATTGACAACTTCATACAGTGCCAAAAAAAAAGCCGCCCTTTCGAGGCGGCTTTTCAAAAGCATCAAATTGATCTGCGGATTTACTGACCAGCCTCATGTGCAGCCAGCGCGGCCATACTAACAAGATCAGAAACCGTCGCACCAATCGGCACAATCTGCACCGGCTTGGACAAACCAACCAGCAGCGGTCCAATAACTTCGGTATCGCCAAGCACTGGCATCAGTTTGGATGTAATATGCGCAGAATGCAGACCCGGCATAATCAAGACATTCGCCGGACCAGACAGGCGGCAGAACGGATAAAGCGCCATGATATCGGGGTTCAACGCCACATCTGCGGACATTTCACCATCATATTCAAAATCCAGTTCTTCCTGATCAAGCATCCGAACGGCCTCCCGGATTTGTTCAGAAGTCACATGGGCTGGATTGCCAAAGTTTGAATAAGACAGTAAGGCAACCCGCGGCTCATGACCAAGCCTGCGCGCAACTTCCGCTGTTTCTTTGGTAATTTTTACAAGCTCGCTTGCATCGGGCAGGGTTGTTACAGCTGTATCGGCAATAAAAACCGTTCTATCCCGGCCAACCGCAATGGATACACCAATAGTATTCTGACCTTCTTTTGCATCGATAACTTTACGAACATCTTTATACGCGCCAGAGAAACGACGGGTTACGCCCGTTACCATGGCGTCGGCATCCCCAAGGGCAACCATGCAGGCACCAAAAATATTCCGATCCCGGTTCACCAGTCGCACGCAATCCCGGAAGATATAACCTTTACGCTGCAAACGCTTGTAGAGAAAATCGTGATATTTCTCGCGATCTTCCATTTCACGGGCATTGTAAATCTCGACACCTTCTAGGCTGTCGATTCCTATTTCCGACATGGTTTCTTCGATAAACTTTTTACGGCCAATCAAAATAGGAACACCATATCCGGCTTTTTGGAATTCAATGGCGGCCCGGATAACCTTTTCTTCCTCACCTTCCGCGAAAACCACACGGCGCGGCGCGGCGCGAACTTCATCCATGATCAACTGCAACGATCCGGCGGTTGGATCCAGTCGTGCCCGCAGAATGTTACGATAGGCTGTTTCATCAATGATCGGCTTGCGGGCAACGCCACTATCCATCGCCGCTTTGGCAACCGCTGTTGGCACATGCGTAATCAGACGCGGATCAAACGGCACAGGAATGATATAATTTGGACCATAAACGGGCCGGTTTCCCTTGTAAGCAGCGGCCACTTCATCCGGCACATCTTCGCGCGCCAGTTCTGCAATGGCTTCGGCGGCTGCAATTTTCATTTCTTCATTGATGGTTGTTGCACGCACGTCCAACGCCCCCCTGAAGATATACGGAAAACCCAGCACATTGTTTACCTGATTGGGATAATCAGAGCGTCCTGTTGCAACAATTGCATCCCCCCGCACTTCAGCAATTTCTTCCGGGCGGATTTCCGGATCAGGATTAGCCATGGCAAAGATAATCGGTTTGGCTGCCATTTCCTTGACCATTTCCTTAGACACCGCATCCTTGACGGACAGGCCCAGGAAGACATCAGCACCGACCATTGCTTCTTCAAGCGTCCGCGCTTCTGTTTCAACAGCATGGGCCGATTTCCACTGGTTCATGCCGATTTCACGGCCTTTGTAAATCACACCCTTGGTATCACACAGGATGGCTTTATCATGCGGCAAGCCCATCGCCTTGATCAATTCAAGGCAGGCAATCGCAGCGGCGCCTGCGCCATTTACGACAACTTTGGTATTTTTTATATCACGGCCCGTCAGGTCCAGCGCGTTAATCACTCCGGCCGCACAGATAATTGCTGTTCCGTGCTGATCATCATGAAAAACGGGAATATCCATTTCTTCGCGCAAACGCTGTTCAATGATGAAACATTCGGGGGCTTTGATATCCTCTAGATTTATGCCGCCAAAACTTGGGCCCATCAAGCGGACGCAGTTAACGAATTCATCCACATCTTCTGTATCCAGCTCCAGATCAAAACAATCCAGATCGGCAAAGCGTTTGAAAAGAACCGCTTTCCCTTCCATCACGGGTTTAGAGCCAAGGGCCCCCAGATTACCAAGACCCAGAACAGCCGTTCCGTTCGAGATAACCGCAACCCGGTTTCCTTTGGTTGTAAAATCGTAAACAGTATCCGGGTCTTCTGCTATGGCCAGACAGGGTGCCGCGACCCCCGGAGAATAGGCAAGTGATAAATCATGTTGGGTTGCAACGGCTTTGGTCGCAACAATCTCTAACTTACCTGGTTTACCTTGCGCATGATATCGCAGCGCTTCGTCATATTGGCTGGAATCCCGCTTGTCACTCATTTCACTGTTTCCTCAGTTTCTTTCTTGTCCCGGCGACCAAACTCTCCGTTAAAAAAAATTTCTGACAAATGAGTTGGCAAAACCGGCGTCTATGATAGTTTTCATTCATGCCTACAGTAGTAAAAACAAAGTCGCAACAGAATAAGTCTGTCACGCCCATGATGGCGCAATATTTAGCAATAAAGGAAGGCTATCCTGATAGCCTTCTTTTTTATCGCATGGGTGATTTCTATGAGCTGTTTTTCAAAGACGCTGAAATTGCGTCGGCGGCCCTTGACATAGCCCTGACCAAACGCGGAAAGCATGACGGGCTGGACATACCGATGTGTGGGGTTCCAGTTCATTCAGCAGATGGGTATCTTCAACGCCTGATCCGCAAAGGCCACCGGGTGGCCGTTGCCGAACAGACGGAAAGCCCGGCCGAAGCAAAAAAACGGGGTCACAAATCCGTTGTGGCCCGCGATGTGGTGAGGCTGGTCACGCCAGGCACAATTACAGAAGACAATCTTCTAGATGCCCGCTCTCATAACTTTCTCGCGTCCGTTGCGCGGGTCGGAAAAGATCACGCTCTTGCCTGGGCGGATATGTCGACCGGCGAATTTTTTTACAGCACTGTCGCGGAACTGGACATCCAGACGGAACTGGCCCGCCTGATGCCGGGTGAAATCCTGTTATCGGATAAATGGCTCGACGATGCTCAACTCGGCCCTGTTTTTGAAGATTGGGACAAAGAACTGACTCCCCTTCCCTCGGTCCGTTTTGACAGCCAGAATGGGGAACGGCGGCTGAAGGCCCTTTTCAAAGTTTCTGCGCTGGATGCTTTTGGCCATTTTAACCGGGCTGAACTTGCCGCCTGCGGGGCGCTGGTTGATTATGTCGAGCTCACCCAAAAAGGCAAATTTCCGCACATCAAAGCCCCTTTAAAGCAGGCATCAACCGATGTTATGTCCATTGATGGGGCAACCCGCCGCAATCTGGAACTGACCCGTACCATGAACGGCGAGCGGCAGGGTAGTCTGCTGTGGGTTATTGACCGAACCATCACAGGGGCCGGCGCCCGCAGGCTGGGTGCTGATTTGTCCAGTCCGCTTACCCGGCCCGATGATATTTATTACCGGCTGGAAATGACGGATTATTTTGTCCGCGACAATGCCCGGCGCGAAGCACTGCGCACGATCCTGCGCCGATGCCCCGATATGGAACGCGCCCTCAGCCGATTGTCGCTTGGACGCGGCGGCCCCCGTGATATGGCGGCTGTTCGGGATGGGCTTGCTGAAACGGCCAACCTTCGTGCGACGTTGAGCCAACTGGATATCGATACTGAACGCCGGGGAATTGACGCTGCGGCAGAACAGCTTGGCTTTCACGCTGATCTTGTTGACGAACTGACCCGGGCCCTGTCTGCAGATTTGCCCCTTCTCGCCCGCGATGGCGGCTTTATTGCCAAGGGCTACAGGCTCGATCTGGACGAACTAAAGGCGCTGCGCGATGAAAGCCGGCGACATATTGCCAACCTTCAGGCTAACTATGCCGCCAAAGCAAACGTTCCCTCGCTTAAGGTCAAACATAACAATGTTCTGGGTTATTTTATCGAGGTTACGCCTCGGTTTGCTGACAATATGGGCGACGATTTTATTCATCGTCAAACCATGGCCAACGCCATCCGCTATACAACGGTGGAGCTGGGAGAACTTGAAGATAAGATCTCGCGGGCGGCAGAACGGGCGCTTGCCCTTGAAATGGAACTGTACGACAGCTTGAACCAGACTATTCTTGCCCATGCGAGCAAGATCCTGTCTGCGGCTGAAGCCATGGCTTCGTTAGATGTTGCGGCAAGCCATGCGGAACTTGCCGTAGAAAAAAATTACAGTCGGCCGCTGATTGATGACAGCCTGAAGTTCGATATTGAAGGTGGCCGTCACCCCGTTGTTGAAGCTGCCCTTGAAGCCGGCAATGAAGGTAAATTTATCGCCAATGACTGTAGCCTGAGCGATGATCACCGATTATGGCTTTTAACCGGTCCGAACATGGCGGGTAAAAGTACCTTTTTGAGGCAGAATGCCCTGATTGCCGTGCTTGCCCAAATTGGTGCCTACGTCCCTGCCGAAAAGACCCATATTGGGGTTGTTGATCGATTATTCAGCCGTGTGGGAGCTGCTGATGATCTGGCGCGCGGGCGTTCGACCTTCATGGTCGAAATGGTGGAAACCGCTGCCATTCTCAATCAGGCCGGTGAACGCGCCTTGGTTATTCTGGATGAAATTGGCCGCGGTACTGCCACGTTTGACGGCCTGTCCATTGCGTGGGCCACGGTGGAAAATCTCCATGACATTAATAAATGCCGCGGACTGTTTGCCACCCACTATCATGAATTGACAGCCCTTTCCGCCAAATTACCGGCATTGTCCAATCATTGTATGCTGGTCCGGGAATGGAAAGGTGATGTGATTTTTCTACATGAAGTAGGTCAAGGGTCTGCTGATCGGTCGTATGGTATTCAGGTTGCAAAACTGGCGGGTTTGCCCAAAGCCGTTGTCAAACGCGCAGAAAGCGTTCTCAGCCATCTTGAAGAGAAAGACCAGAATTCAGCAACAACCCGTCTTGCCAATGATCTGCCACTATTTGCAGCTGTTGTTGAAGAAGTGTCTCAACCGGCCTCATCCAACGGTCCTTCTGATGTTGAGGAAAAACTGAAAGAGATCAGCATTGACGATCTTTCCCCGCGAGAGGCGCAGACCTTACTTTATGAATTAAAAGGACTTTTACCGCCCGAATAACGCAGCGCAACATAAAGATGACAAATTATCAATTTGCCTTTAATCTGCGTTTATCAGTCAGATAAATACAATAAAAAAGAAAATGGGAGTATCCTGATGTTTGATTTAACCGGGAAAAATGTTGTTATCACAGGGTCCAGTAAAGGGATCGGAAAATCAATTGCACATCAGATGGCGCTAGCCGGTGCAAAAGTCACGATTTCCAGCCGGAAAGCAGATGTCTGCGAAGAAGTCGCCAAAGAAATCAATACCAGCCTTCCCGATGGATGCGCCGGAAGTGCGATCGTCATTCCCGTAAACATTAACTCGAAGGAAAGCCTTCAGAACCTGGTTGACGAAGCGCACGAGAAAATGGGCCAGATCGATGTTCTGGTGTGTAATGCAGCCCTGAACCCGTACTTCGGACCAGCAATGGATTGCCCGGATGATGCGTTTGACAAAATTATGAGCGCCAATATCAAATCAAACCATTGGCTTTGTAATATGGTCTTGCCGGAAATGAAGGCGCGCAAAGACGGTGCCATCATTATTGTCTCCTCTATCGGTGGATTGAAAGGTTCTGCGGAATTGGGGGCTTATTGCATCTCCAAGGCCGCTGATATGCAGCTCGTGCGCAACCTGTCCGTAGAACATGGACCGGATAACGTGCGGATCAATGCGATTGCCCCTGGCCTCATTCGAACTGACTTTGCCCGTGCCCTTTGGGAAAATCCCGAAATCCTTAAAAAAGCGACATCCCGGGCACCCCTGAAACGGATTGGCGAACCTGAAGAAATTGCGGGTGCCGCCGTATTCATGGCGTCAAAAGCCGGAAGTTTCATGACCGGTCACACCATGGTCATAGATGGTGGTCAGACAATCGTCTAACGCGTCACCAGAATGTTATTCGCCCTGCCAGCCTTTCCCCGTTACGATAGGCTGACAGGGCAATCAAGCCCGCCATGCTGTTGAAAACAGGACCACAAAGTTGGCCGTTTGATCTTTTGAGGGCGTCATGAATTTTATTCCCGCATCCACAATCACCTGTCCCAAATGCGGACATGTTGAAACGGAAACCATGCCTGTCGATGCCTGCCAATGGTTTTACGACTGCAAGGGCTGCCAATCCCTTTTAAAACCGAAAGCTGGCGATTGCTGCGTTTTTTGCAGCTATGGTGATGTTGCCTGCCCGCCCATCCAACAGGGAAAAGACTGCTGTTAAAAAGCGCCCTTTATCATCTGATCGTGGACCAGACTGGCCGCAACAGCAAACATCATGACAGCCACAAGAAGATCCAGAAACCGTGCGCCCGCTGGATGCTTCATAAGCGGCGCCATGAGCCGCGCGCCATAGCCTAGGAAAAAGAACCAGGCAAAAGACACAAGAACCGCCCCGGCAACGAAAAACAGACGCAGATCAAACGCATAGGCCGATGCAATCCCGCCCAGCAAAATGACTGTGTCCAGATAGACATGCGGATTAAGTAATCCAAAGGCCAGCGTCAGCATGATCGCTTTTTTAACACTGGAGGTCGGTGGCTCGTCGACCGACGTATCAACCGGTTTTGGGACAAACACACGGAACAATGCCATCCCCCCGAAAATGAGCAAAAATGCTACACCGCCCCAACTTGCCAGCGTCACCAGCCAGGGCAGGGTCGCAATCAATGTCCCAAGGCCCAACGCGCCCGCCGCAATCAATGTGCCGTCAATCAACGAACAAATCAGACACACGATAAAAACCTGATCCCGTGCAATTCCCTGACGCAGAACAAATAGATTCTGGGCGCCAATGGCAATAATCAAGGCGCCGCCGAGAAGCGCGCCATTTGCGAAAGCTGCAATTGACATATATTCGTCGAAATTCCCAAAATCAGGAGGAAGTTACTGATAAACTGTCCGAATGTGATATAAAAAATCTATACAGCAACACGAAGAAGCGCAAGAATTGAAACCGAATGGATAAAGTTCCCAATCAGCGAGCCATCTTTGATCGCAAGACAATCGTCGCCCAAATCAGTAAACTGGCAGAAGAACATGACCCGCAAGGGTTTGATTTTCGTACCGCTCTTCTTCAACTGCTGAAAGATACATTGTCCAGTGGACAGGCTGAAATCAAACGTCGTTTCATGGCCAATAATAAAGGCCGTCCTTCCATGCATGCGACCTGCTTTCTGATCGACCAGTTAATCCGAACCATTTACGATGTAGCGAGTGTTCACGTATATCCATTAAACAATCCCACCTCAGAGGAAAAACTCTCTCTGTTGGCCGTAGGTGGTTATGGACGGGGCGAATTGGCACCTCATTCCGATGTTGATCTGCTTTTTCTGTTTCCGTACAAGCAAACATCATGGTGTGAACAGGTCATTGAGTTTTGCCTGTACCTTCTTTGGGATCTTGGACTGAAGGTGGGGCATTCCACCCGGACACCGGATGAATGTATCCGCCTTGCGAAAAAAGACATCACCATACAAACAGCCCTGCTGGAAGCACGGTATGTCTGGGGAGATCAGGACCTGTCCAACGAATTGCGGGAAAAGTATTTCAAAGACATTATTTCCGGCAATGGAAAGCAGTTTATCGAAGCAAAACTTGCAGAGCGCGACGAACGCCACGAACGGTTCGGAAACTCGCGATACGTCGTCGAGCCTAATATCAAAGAAGGCAAAGGCGGCCTACGAGATATCCAGACACTCTTCTGGATTGCCAAATTTATTTACAGCACGACCAGTATTCCTGAAATGCTGTCTCGCGGCGCATTTACACAGGCTGAACGGCGGCGGTTTCAGAAAGCCTCAAATTTTCTGCGCACGGTCCGCTGCCACCTGCATTACCTGACGGATCGGCCGGAAGAACGCATAACCTTCGATGTCCAAACAGAATTGGCGTCCCGGTTGGGCTATAAGGATCACGCCGGGGCGCTGGGCGTTGAACGCTTTATGAAGCACTACTTTCTGGTGGCAAAGGATGTGGGAGATCTGACCCGAATATTCTGTGCCAATCTGGAAGCAGAACAACAGAAAAAGAACCGCCTCCCCATTCCCGGGCTCGGCCTTCTAAGACGAAAGGTCAAAGGCTATTCGGCAGAAGGGGGCCGGCTAAACTTCATTTCAGAAGAAGAATTCAAGGAAGATCCGGTCAAGATCCTTGGCCTTTTCCATGTGGCCCAGCAAAAAGACTTCGATGTCCATCCGGAAGCCCTGCGCCTTATTCGTCAGAACCTGAAACTGATCAACCGAAAAGTCCGGCTCAATCCAGAAGCCAATCGATTATTTCTGGAAATGCTAACCAGTAAAAAAGATCCTGAAACGACCTTGCGGCGCCTGAGTGAAGCCGGCGTTTTCGGGCGATTTATTCCGGATTTTGGCCGTGTAATTGCACAAATGCAACATGATATGTACCATGTCTATACGGTGGACGAACATACCATTCGCGCCATTGGTATCCTTGCGCAAATCGAACAGGGCGCGCTGGCAGAAGACCATCCTCTCAGCCATCGCATTATGCCCAAAATCATTTCCAGAAATGTTTTGTTTGTTGCCGTGCTTTTGCATGACATCGCAAAAGGACGCGGCGGCGATCACTCTGTTCTGGGGGCAGAGGTTGCGGAAAAGGTCTGTCCACGCCTTGGCCTGTCCCGGTCTGAAACGGAAACAGTCGCCTGGCTGGTTCGGTACCATCTTCTTTTCAGCAATGTTGCTTTCAAGCGGGACATCGCAGACCCCAAAACAGTTGCCGACTTTGTGCAGATCGTCCAAAGCCCGGAGAGATTAAAACTCCTTCTCATTCTTACTGTTGTCGATATCCGCGCCGTCGGTCCGAATGTCTGGAATGGTTGGAAAGGACAATTACTGCGAGAGCTTTATTACGCAAGCGAAACGGCTTTGACCGGCGGCCATGTCTCTGAAGGACGGGCCGATCGGGCGCGCCACAAAAAAGAGGAATTACGGGCCGCATTGCCGAACTGGTCCGAAGAGGAAATGGACAAGCATCTGGATCGTTTTTACGAGTCTTACTGGGTTGCCACCAGTCTTGAGACTCAGATCCTCCATGCGGAAATGTTGAAGAAAGCAGATGCAGCCGGCGACACCTTAACGATCGAAGCCCATAGTGACCCATTTCGTTCCGTTACGGAAGTCACGGTTTATACAGGCGATCACCCGGGTCTGTTCGCCCGAATTGCGGCGGCCATGTCCCTGTCCGGGGCCAATTTTGTCGACGCAAAAATTCACACGACAACCGATGGCATGGCGTTGGATAGTTTTGTTGTCCAGGACCATGAAGGGGATGTGTATCGCCGCATGGACAAACTGCGGACAACGATCCGGGACACCCTGAGCGGTAAAGTAAAAGCGCATCTGGAACTGGAAAAACGCACAAAAACATCAATCCCCAGTCGAACCCGTGTCTTTAAGGCAGAACCGTCGGTTCTGGTCAATAATGTTGCCTCCAATATCCATACTGTTATTGAAGTACGCGGGCGGGACCGACCCGGTCTGCTGGCTGACTTGACCCGCACTTTGTTTACATTATCGGTTACAATTGCGTCGGCTCATATCTCCACGTTCGGTGAACGGGTGGTTGACGTTTTTTACGTGAAAGACATGTTTGGCCTTAAAATCACCAACAAAGTGAAGATAAAGAATATCGAACGCAAACTTATTCTTGCCCTTGAAGGGACAGAAAAGAAAAAGACCAGAAAAAGTAAAACCACCAGTTTGGAAAAGAATACATCGTGAGCCTCTTTCGATCTGTCGCCACCGTTGGTGGCTTTACTATGGTCAGCCGCATATTGGGCTTTACCCGTGATATCCTTGTTGCATTTGTTCTGGGCGCAGGTCCGGTTTCAGACGCGTTTTTTGTTGCGTTTCGCATTCCGAACATGTTTCGCCGCTTGGTCGCGGAAGGCGCATTTTCAGCCGCATTTGTCCCCTTGTTTTCGCGAAAACTGGAAGATGGTGATACGCAAGATGCGCTGGAATTTGCCTCCCATGCGCTCGGTTTCCTGACCGGTTTTCTGCTTATATTCTCCATCGCCTTCATGGTTTTCATGCCCTTAATCATGCAATATCTTGCGCCGGGTTTTGAAATTGGTGGCGATCGGTTTGATCTGGCCGTTACCTATACCCGCATTACATTCCCTTACCTGATTGCAATGGCGGTTGTCGCTTTGCTTGGGGGAATGTTAAACGCGATTTACCGCTTTGCGGCCATGTCGGCTGCGCCGATCCTGCTCAATATCATATTAAGCGG
This region of Sneathiella aquimaris genomic DNA includes:
- the mutS gene encoding DNA mismatch repair protein MutS, which gives rise to MPTVVKTKSQQNKSVTPMMAQYLAIKEGYPDSLLFYRMGDFYELFFKDAEIASAALDIALTKRGKHDGLDIPMCGVPVHSADGYLQRLIRKGHRVAVAEQTESPAEAKKRGHKSVVARDVVRLVTPGTITEDNLLDARSHNFLASVARVGKDHALAWADMSTGEFFYSTVAELDIQTELARLMPGEILLSDKWLDDAQLGPVFEDWDKELTPLPSVRFDSQNGERRLKALFKVSALDAFGHFNRAELAACGALVDYVELTQKGKFPHIKAPLKQASTDVMSIDGATRRNLELTRTMNGERQGSLLWVIDRTITGAGARRLGADLSSPLTRPDDIYYRLEMTDYFVRDNARREALRTILRRCPDMERALSRLSLGRGGPRDMAAVRDGLAETANLRATLSQLDIDTERRGIDAAAEQLGFHADLVDELTRALSADLPLLARDGGFIAKGYRLDLDELKALRDESRRHIANLQANYAAKANVPSLKVKHNNVLGYFIEVTPRFADNMGDDFIHRQTMANAIRYTTVELGELEDKISRAAERALALEMELYDSLNQTILAHASKILSAAEAMASLDVAASHAELAVEKNYSRPLIDDSLKFDIEGGRHPVVEAALEAGNEGKFIANDCSLSDDHRLWLLTGPNMAGKSTFLRQNALIAVLAQIGAYVPAEKTHIGVVDRLFSRVGAADDLARGRSTFMVEMVETAAILNQAGERALVILDEIGRGTATFDGLSIAWATVENLHDINKCRGLFATHYHELTALSAKLPALSNHCMLVREWKGDVIFLHEVGQGSADRSYGIQVAKLAGLPKAVVKRAESVLSHLEEKDQNSATTRLANDLPLFAAVVEEVSQPASSNGPSDVEEKLKEISIDDLSPREAQTLLYELKGLLPPE
- a CDS encoding GDCCVxC domain-containing (seleno)protein, giving the protein MPVDACQWFYDCKGCQSLLKPKAGDCCVFCSYGDVACPPIQQGKDCC
- a CDS encoding [protein-PII] uridylyltransferase, which gives rise to MDKVPNQRAIFDRKTIVAQISKLAEEHDPQGFDFRTALLQLLKDTLSSGQAEIKRRFMANNKGRPSMHATCFLIDQLIRTIYDVASVHVYPLNNPTSEEKLSLLAVGGYGRGELAPHSDVDLLFLFPYKQTSWCEQVIEFCLYLLWDLGLKVGHSTRTPDECIRLAKKDITIQTALLEARYVWGDQDLSNELREKYFKDIISGNGKQFIEAKLAERDERHERFGNSRYVVEPNIKEGKGGLRDIQTLFWIAKFIYSTTSIPEMLSRGAFTQAERRRFQKASNFLRTVRCHLHYLTDRPEERITFDVQTELASRLGYKDHAGALGVERFMKHYFLVAKDVGDLTRIFCANLEAEQQKKNRLPIPGLGLLRRKVKGYSAEGGRLNFISEEEFKEDPVKILGLFHVAQQKDFDVHPEALRLIRQNLKLINRKVRLNPEANRLFLEMLTSKKDPETTLRRLSEAGVFGRFIPDFGRVIAQMQHDMYHVYTVDEHTIRAIGILAQIEQGALAEDHPLSHRIMPKIISRNVLFVAVLLHDIAKGRGGDHSVLGAEVAEKVCPRLGLSRSETETVAWLVRYHLLFSNVAFKRDIADPKTVADFVQIVQSPERLKLLLILTVVDIRAVGPNVWNGWKGQLLRELYYASETALTGGHVSEGRADRARHKKEELRAALPNWSEEEMDKHLDRFYESYWVATSLETQILHAEMLKKADAAGDTLTIEAHSDPFRSVTEVTVYTGDHPGLFARIAAAMSLSGANFVDAKIHTTTDGMALDSFVVQDHEGDVYRRMDKLRTTIRDTLSGKVKAHLELEKRTKTSIPSRTRVFKAEPSVLVNNVASNIHTVIEVRGRDRPGLLADLTRTLFTLSVTIASAHISTFGERVVDVFYVKDMFGLKITNKVKIKNIERKLILALEGTEKKKTRKSKTTSLEKNTS
- a CDS encoding LysE/ArgO family amino acid transporter gives rise to the protein MSIAAFANGALLGGALIIAIGAQNLFVLRQGIARDQVFIVCLICSLIDGTLIAAGALGLGTLIATLPWLVTLASWGGVAFLLIFGGMALFRVFVPKPVDTSVDEPPTSSVKKAIMLTLAFGLLNPHVYLDTVILLGGIASAYAFDLRLFFVAGAVLVSFAWFFFLGYGARLMAPLMKHPAGARFLDLLVAVMMFAVAASLVHDQMIKGAF
- a CDS encoding NADP-dependent malic enzyme; protein product: MSDKRDSSQYDEALRYHAQGKPGKLEIVATKAVATQHDLSLAYSPGVAAPCLAIAEDPDTVYDFTTKGNRVAVISNGTAVLGLGNLGALGSKPVMEGKAVLFKRFADLDCFDLELDTEDVDEFVNCVRLMGPSFGGINLEDIKAPECFIIEQRLREEMDIPVFHDDQHGTAIICAAGVINALDLTGRDIKNTKVVVNGAGAAAIACLELIKAMGLPHDKAILCDTKGVIYKGREIGMNQWKSAHAVETEARTLEEAMVGADVFLGLSVKDAVSKEMVKEMAAKPIIFAMANPDPEIRPEEIAEVRGDAIVATGRSDYPNQVNNVLGFPYIFRGALDVRATTINEEMKIAAAEAIAELAREDVPDEVAAAYKGNRPVYGPNYIIPVPFDPRLITHVPTAVAKAAMDSGVARKPIIDETAYRNILRARLDPTAGSLQLIMDEVRAAPRRVVFAEGEEEKVIRAAIEFQKAGYGVPILIGRKKFIEETMSEIGIDSLEGVEIYNAREMEDREKYHDFLYKRLQRKGYIFRDCVRLVNRDRNIFGACMVALGDADAMVTGVTRRFSGAYKDVRKVIDAKEGQNTIGVSIAVGRDRTVFIADTAVTTLPDASELVKITKETAEVARRLGHEPRVALLSYSNFGNPAHVTSEQIREAVRMLDQEELDFEYDGEMSADVALNPDIMALYPFCRLSGPANVLIMPGLHSAHITSKLMPVLGDTEVIGPLLVGLSKPVQIVPIGATVSDLVSMAALAAHEAGQ
- a CDS encoding glucose 1-dehydrogenase gives rise to the protein MLMFDLTGKNVVITGSSKGIGKSIAHQMALAGAKVTISSRKADVCEEVAKEINTSLPDGCAGSAIVIPVNINSKESLQNLVDEAHEKMGQIDVLVCNAALNPYFGPAMDCPDDAFDKIMSANIKSNHWLCNMVLPEMKARKDGAIIIVSSIGGLKGSAELGAYCISKAADMQLVRNLSVEHGPDNVRINAIAPGLIRTDFARALWENPEILKKATSRAPLKRIGEPEEIAGAAVFMASKAGSFMTGHTMVIDGGQTIV